Proteins from a genomic interval of Quercus robur chromosome 9, dhQueRobu3.1, whole genome shotgun sequence:
- the LOC126698360 gene encoding uncharacterized protein LOC126698360 isoform X4, which produces MSVQKEPEQVMKQRGGSVLGKKTILKSDHFPGCQNKRLSPHIDGAPNYRQADSLRVHGVAIPTIDGIRNVLKHIGAQMDSLRAHVLWISLREEPVVYINGRPFVLRDVEQPFSNLEYTGINRDRVEQMEARLREDILIEAARYGNKILVTDELPDGQMVDQWEPVSRDSVKTPLEVYEELQVEGYLVDYERVPITDEKSPKETDFDILVHKISQANLNTEIIFNCQMGRGRTTTGMVIATLIYLNRIGNSGIPRINSIGRVSDSGANVADHLPNSEEAIRRGEYAVIRSLIRVLEGGVEGKRQVDKVIDKCATMQNLREAIATYRSSILRQPDEMKREASLSFFVEYLERYYFLICFAVFIHSEGAAIRSCSFGHSSFAEWMRARPELYSIIRRLLRRDPMGALGYATLKPSLMKIAESADGRPSEMGVVAALRKGEVLGSQTVLKSDHCPGCQNTSLPERVEGAPNFREVPGFPVYGVANPTIDGILSVIQRIGSSKRGRPVFWHNMREEPVIYINGKPFVLREVERPYKNMLEYSGIDRERVERMESRLKEDILREAEHYGNAIMVIHETDDGQIFDAWEHVSSDSIQTPLEVFKSLEANGFPIKYARVPITDGKAPKSSDFDTLAVNIASALKDTAFVFNCQMGRGRTTTGTVIACLLKLRIDYGRPIKILVDDKTHEEVNGGTSSGDETGGSVAASTTGITKIRSEKEKGRVFGINDILLLWTITRLFDNGVECREALDAIIDRCSALQNIRQAVLQYRKVFNQQHVEPRVRRVALNRGAEYLERYFRLIAFAAYLGSEAFDGFCRQGESRMTFKNWLHQRPEVQAMKWSIRLRPGRFFAVPEELRAPHESQHGDAVMDAIVNNRNGSVLGKGSILKMYFFPGQRTSSHIQIDAAPHVYKVDGFPVYSMATPTIDGAKEMLAYLGAKPKAENSVAHKVILTDLREEAVVYINGTPFALRELNKPVDTLKHVGITGPVVEHMEERLKEDILSEVRHSGGRMLLHREEHGPTLNQSSVVGYWENILADNVKTPAEVYAALKDEGYNITYRRIPLTREREALASDVDAIQYCKDEVLPFRITHRVWRSLICYGNHLC; this is translated from the exons ATGTCGGTGCAAAAGGAGCCAGAGCAAGTTATGAAGCAAAGAGGAGGATCAGTGCTTGGCAAAAAGACTATTCTGAAGAGCGACCATTTTCCTGGTTGCCAGAATAAACGCTTGTCTCCTCACATCGATGGTGCTCCCAATTACCGTCAG GCTGACTCATTACGTGTTCACGGTGTCGCAATCCCAACCATTGATGGAATTCGAAATGTTCTTAAGCATATTGGGGCTCAAATGGATAGCCTACGAGCTCATGTTCTTTGGATTAGCCTTCGTGAGGAGCCG GTGGTCTACATCAATGGGCGACCTTTTGTGTTGCGTGATGTGGAGCAGCCCTTCTCCAACCTTGAATATACG GGAATCAACAGGGATAGGGTTGAACAAATGGAAGCTCGATTGAGAGAAGATATCTTGATAGAAGCTGCAAG ATATGGAAATAAGATCCTTGTCACTGATGAACTGCCAGATGGTCAGATGGTGGACCAGTGGGAACCAGTGTCACGTGATTCTGTAAAGACACCCCTAGAG GTGTATGAGGAATTGCAAGTAGAGGGGTACCTTGTTGACTATGAACGTGTTCCTATTACTGATGAAAAATCACCAAAGGAGAcagattttgatattttg GTGCATAAAATTTCTCAAGCAAACTTAAATACAGAGATAATTTTCAACTGTCAAATGGGACGTGGACGAACTACAACTGGGATGGTGATTGCAACATTGATTTATCTCAACCGTATTGGAAATTCTG GTATTCCAAGAATCAATTCCATTGGGAGAGTTTCTGACTCTGGTGCTAATGTTGCTGACCATTTGCCAAATTCAGAAGAGGCAATTCGTAGAGGAGAATATGCAGTCATAAGAAGCTTGATTCGGGTATTAGAG GGTGGTGTTGAAGGAAAAAGACAAGTGGATAAAGTCATTGACAAGTGTGCCACCATGCAG AACTTACGTGAAGCAATTGCCACTTATCGTAGTAGTATTCTGCGTCAACCGGATGAGATGAAAAGGGAGGCATCACTTTCATTTTTTGTGGAGTACTTGGAAAGATACTACTTTCTTATATGCTTTGCTGTATTTATTCATTCTGAGGGAGCAGCTATCCGCTCATGTTCATTTGGTCATAGCAGCTTTGCTGAGTGGATGAGAGCAAGGCCAGAATTGTATAGTATTATTCGCAG ATTGCTCAGGAGAGATCCAATGGGTGCACTTGGATATGCAACTTTAAAGCCATCTCTGATGAAGATTGCCGAATCTGCTGATGGCCGCCCTTCTGAGATGGGTGTAGTTGCTGCCCTTAGAAAGGGTGAGGTTCTTGGAAGTCAAACTGTTCTAAAAAGTGACCATTGTCCTGGTTGTCAAAACACAAGTTTACCGGAGAGAGTGGAAGGTGCGCCTAATTTTAGAGAAGTTCCTGGGTTTCCAGTTTATGGGGTGGCAAATCCAACCATTGATGGAATTCTCTCTGTCATTCAGAGGATTGGCAGTTCTAAACGTGGTCGTCCTGTTTTTTGGCACAATATGAGAGAAGAACCTGTTATTTACATCAATGGAAAACCATTTGTTCTCCGTGAAGTTGAAAGACCATACAAAAACATGCTGGAGTACTCG GGTATTGATCGTGAGAGGGTTGAGAGAATGGAATCTCGATTAAAAGAAGATATCCTGCGAGAAGCTGAACACTATGGGAATGCTATAATGGTTATTCATGAAACAGATGATGGGCAAATATTTGATGCTTGGGAACACGTGAGTTCTGATTCCATTCAGACCCCACTTGAGGTTTTCAAAAGCTTAGAGGCTAATGGTTTTCCCATTAAGTATGCACGTGTGCCAATTACGGATGGTAAAGCTCCCAAAAGTTCTGACTTTGACACATTGGCAGTGAATATTGCTTCTGCTTTGAAGGATACTGCTTTTGTTTTCAATTGCCAG ATGGGTAGAGGAAGGACGACCACTGGTACTGTGATTGCTTGCCTTCTGAAACTTAGAATTGATTATGGAAGACCTATAAAAATCCTGGTTGATGATAAGACCCATGAAGAGGTGAATGGTGGTACCTCAAGTGGTGACGAAACTGGAGGTAGTGTTGCTGCCTCAACCACCGGTATCACAAAAATAAGATCTGAAAAAGAGAAAGGTCGGGTTTTTGGTATAAATGACATCCTGTTGTTGTGGACAATAACAAGATTATTTGATAATGGGGTGGAATGTCGGGAAGCCTTAGATGCTATTATTGATAGATGTTCTGCTCTGCAAAACATACGACAAGCAGTTCTGCAATATAGAAAGGTATTCAATCAACAACATGTTGAGCCAAGGGTGAGGAGGGTTGCATTGAACCGTGGTGCTGAGTACTTGGAGCGATACTTCCGTTTAATTGCCTTTGCAGCATATCTTGGAAGTGAAGCATTTGATGGGTTTTGTAGGCAAGGAGAATCCAGGATGACATTTAAGAATTGGTTGCATCAGAGACCAGAGGTCCAAGCAATGAAATGGAGCATAAGATTAAGGCCTGGCCGATTTTTTGCTGTTCCA GAGGAGTTGAGAGCACCACATGAGTCCCAACATGGTGATGCAGTGATGGATGCCATTGTCAACAACCGTAATGGTTCTGTTTTGGGGAAAGGCTCTATATTGAAAATGTACTTCTTTCCTGGTCAAAGAACTTCCAGCCATATACAAATTGATGCTGCACCACATGTTTACAAG GTAGATGGATTCCCCGTGTATAGCATGGCAACTCCAACAATTGATGGTGCAAAAGAGATGTTAGCATATTTAGGTGCCAAGCCTAAAGCAGAAAACTCTGTTGCTCATAAAGTAATATTAACTGATCTGAGAGAAGAAGCAGTTGTTTACATTAATGGCACGCCATTTGCCCTAAGGGAGCTAAATAAACCTGTTGATACACTCAAGCATGTGGGAATCACAGGCCCAGTG GTGGAACACATGGAGGAACGACTAAAAGAAGATATATTATCTGAGGTTAGACATTCTGGTGGACGGATGCTTTTACATCGTGAAGAACATGGCCCAACACTAAATCAGTCCAGTGTTGTAGGATACTGGGAAAACATCTTAGCAGATAATGTGAAGACGCCTGCTGAAGTATATGCTGCTCTGAAAGATGAGGGTTATAATATTACATATAGGAGAATACCATtgactagagagagagaggctttaGCTTCTGATGTTGATGCAATCCAATACTGTAAAGATGA GGTGTTACCTTTTCGTATCACACACAGGGTTTGGAGGAGTCTCATATGCTATGGCAATCATTTGTGTTAA